A single bacterium DNA region contains:
- a CDS encoding AAA family ATPase — MKNTSPIDLPFIGRKKAIDLLGEKTDSAFSNKGCCLLITGEPGIGKSRLISEFLAHLKKGMTALRINIESGISKQRDIAAEVIRVYLRGAIHSSRIITRIIDPAMYREFKRSIPELDIYYPFDMESADLTAERPDIKEMFYQFLNNLSSLAPVVLIIDNFDRSGEDGCALIEYVLPNISTMPLLLILAGQEQPEVQQWLDQVRPAPIEKRSLNRLNEEEISQVNQLLFQNSLDYDFFEWIADKTGGLPLFLKEFLFALFEKGVIFYDSEHEKWRVIESYPRIKVPDRIGDMIRERLERLSSAEVAFLKTAAIMGDEFDPRFPALQVEEGAIPS; from the coding sequence ATGAAGAACACTAGCCCTATTGATTTGCCTTTTATCGGAAGAAAAAAGGCAATCGATTTACTTGGCGAAAAAACCGATTCGGCATTTTCCAATAAAGGGTGCTGCCTGTTGATCACCGGTGAACCCGGGATCGGCAAATCGCGGCTGATCAGCGAATTCCTTGCGCATTTGAAAAAGGGTATGACCGCGTTGCGGATAAATATCGAGTCGGGCATATCAAAACAACGAGATATTGCAGCAGAAGTGATAAGGGTTTACCTGCGCGGAGCCATCCATTCTTCGAGGATCATAACCAGGATCATTGATCCGGCGATGTACCGTGAATTCAAACGGTCGATCCCAGAGCTGGATATCTATTATCCGTTTGATATGGAATCGGCGGACCTTACTGCCGAACGGCCTGATATCAAAGAAATGTTTTACCAGTTCCTCAATAATCTGTCATCTCTTGCACCGGTTGTTTTGATCATAGACAATTTCGATCGTTCAGGAGAGGATGGGTGTGCCTTAATTGAATATGTGCTGCCGAACATTTCGACAATGCCGTTGCTTTTGATACTTGCCGGGCAGGAACAACCGGAAGTGCAGCAATGGCTCGATCAAGTTAGGCCAGCCCCGATAGAAAAGCGATCGCTGAACCGGTTGAACGAAGAGGAAATATCCCAGGTCAACCAGCTCTTGTTCCAGAATTCGCTTGACTACGATTTTTTCGAATGGATCGCGGATAAAACCGGCGGCCTGCCGTTGTTTCTAAAAGAATTTTTGTTTGCATTATTCGAAAAAGGCGTTATTTTTTATGATAGCGAGCACGAAAAATGGCGTGTCATAGAATCGTATCCGCGCATAAAGGTGCCGGACCGGATTGGCGACATGATCCGGGAACGACTTGAAAGACTGTCATCTGCGGAAGTGGCTTTCCTTAAGACCGCGGCGATCATGGGTGACGAATTCGATCCCCGCTTCCCGGCTTTACAGGTGGAAGAGGGGGCGATACCGTCCC
- a CDS encoding carbon starvation CstA family protein yields MIGILVLIVFAIFIIGYKFYGAFLSKQARLTNDNPTPACQMNDGIDYVPAKPQLLLGQHFSAIAAAGPIVGPILACIWFGWLPTLLWIVVGAIFIGGVHDFSSLVASIRHKASSIGEIVKLHMSPTSHILFLIFVWFALVYVIIAFTDITANTFKTISDGQAFGSGVAASSILYLLAAVAMGVLLYRLKLKLWIATVVFLPIVLFIVWIGPHLPVSILNAFGSLSVKQWDIVILIYCFIASVIPMWLLLQPRGYLGGWFLYLVIAIGFIGALVGGFRINYPALNVTGLKSVVTGKLIFPILFITVACGACSGFHGIVSSGTTSKQLAKEKDAVPIGYGAMLLEGVVAVLAMATVMMLVRGDPLLKNDPNLIYAHGIARYLKLVGLNFNIAFPFALLAFSTFVYDTLDVCTRLARYIMQEILGLRSTAGGLIAAVISLILPVVFLMATKEKGYLVAWPIFGTSNQLLASLTLLAVSVWLIRTGRNAIYAILPMIFMLVMTLWSLITFIQPFIKNIIGGIALKPDMTISGITSIILLALSIMLIVEAIRVFFFTPRETTSARDAKGS; encoded by the coding sequence ATGATAGGAATTCTCGTCTTGATCGTATTCGCGATATTTATTATAGGATACAAATTTTACGGTGCATTCTTATCAAAACAAGCGCGTTTAACTAATGATAATCCAACCCCGGCGTGCCAGATGAACGACGGTATCGATTATGTTCCAGCAAAACCGCAGCTTTTATTGGGCCAGCATTTTTCGGCAATCGCCGCGGCTGGTCCGATCGTCGGCCCGATCCTCGCTTGCATATGGTTCGGATGGCTGCCCACCTTGCTCTGGATCGTGGTCGGCGCGATCTTCATCGGCGGCGTGCACGATTTCTCGAGCCTTGTCGCCTCGATCCGGCACAAGGCATCGTCCATCGGCGAGATCGTCAAATTGCATATGTCGCCGACATCCCATATCCTGTTTTTGATATTTGTCTGGTTCGCCCTGGTGTACGTGATCATCGCTTTCACTGACATCACCGCAAACACCTTCAAGACCATCAGCGACGGCCAGGCATTTGGCTCCGGTGTTGCCGCTTCTTCAATTTTATACCTGCTCGCCGCAGTGGCTATGGGTGTGCTGCTTTACCGGCTCAAGCTTAAACTGTGGATCGCGACCGTGGTCTTCCTGCCGATCGTGCTCTTCATTGTCTGGATCGGACCCCATTTACCTGTATCTATCCTTAATGCGTTCGGCTCTTTGTCGGTTAAACAATGGGACATCGTAATCCTGATCTACTGCTTTATCGCTTCGGTCATACCAATGTGGCTCCTTTTGCAGCCCCGCGGCTACTTAGGCGGCTGGTTCTTATACCTTGTAATCGCGATCGGTTTTATTGGCGCACTAGTTGGTGGTTTCCGTATAAATTATCCCGCGCTCAATGTCACGGGATTGAAAAGCGTGGTAACGGGTAAGCTCATCTTCCCGATCCTGTTCATCACGGTCGCGTGCGGCGCGTGTTCGGGATTCCACGGCATCGTCAGCTCGGGCACGACGTCAAAACAGCTGGCAAAGGAAAAAGACGCGGTACCGATCGGCTACGGCGCGATGCTATTGGAAGGAGTCGTGGCGGTCCTGGCGATGGCAACGGTCATGATGCTGGTACGAGGCGATCCCCTGCTTAAAAACGATCCGAACCTTATCTACGCGCATGGGATCGCTCGCTATCTGAAACTGGTCGGGCTCAATTTCAACATCGCCTTCCCGTTCGCCCTGCTGGCTTTTTCCACCTTTGTCTATGACACGCTGGACGTATGTACCCGGCTTGCCCGGTATATCATGCAGGAAATCCTCGGCCTGAGATCGACGGCCGGAGGTCTTATCGCGGCCGTGATCAGCCTGATCCTGCCGGTAGTTTTCCTTATGGCGACAAAAGAGAAAGGTTATCTAGTCGCCTGGCCGATCTTCGGGACAAGCAACCAGTTGCTCGCGAGCCTGACCTTGCTCGCCGTGTCAGTATGGCTCATTAGGACCGGGCGCAACGCTATCTACGCGATCCTGCCGATGATCTTCATGCTGGTCATGACCTTGTGGTCATTGATCACCTTTATCCAGCCTTTCATTAAAAATATTATCGGGGGCATAGCGTTAAAACCGGACATGACGATTTCCGGTATCACCAGTATCATTCTATTGGCTCTGAGCATTATGCTCATTGTTGAAGCGATACGCGTGTTCTTCTTTACCCCTCGCGAAACTACTTCAGCTCGCGACGCAAAGGGATCATAA
- a CDS encoding RtcB family protein gives MTAWRGTLTKIDRYRYLIPRSYKDGMRTDGLIYASEKMVDKLTGDDAPEQVANVATLPGIMGYSLAMPDIHWGYGFPIGGVAAFDIKTGIISPGGVGYDINCGVRMLSSNLSYNDIQSKIKELIKVIFNNVPSGVGSTGKIRIDNKEVKQVLIQGAGWALKKGYGWDEDIEFIEEHGALEGANPDKLSKRALERGRPQLGTLGAGNHFLEIQVVEDIYDAEAAKIMGITEEGQVTVMIHTGSRGLGYQVCDDAVKILGSVTQKYGISIPDRQLACAPIESPEGRSYFEQMACAANYAWANRQCIMHWVREAFEKVLGKSAEALGLHLIYDVAHNIAKFEEHVVNDKKVKVCVHRKGATRAFVAGHPDVPHKYKSVGQPVLIPGDMGTHSYLLLGTEKAMAETFGSTCHGAGRLMSRTAAIRKTKGRSIEKELMNQGIFVMCASDEVLHEEVPEAYKDIDMVVEAVHGAGISKKVCRVRPVGVVKG, from the coding sequence ATGACGGCCTGGCGCGGCACGCTGACAAAAATCGACCGATACCGTTACCTGATCCCGAGATCTTACAAGGACGGCATGAGAACGGACGGGCTTATCTACGCGTCAGAGAAGATGGTCGACAAACTTACGGGTGACGATGCGCCGGAACAGGTGGCGAACGTAGCGACCCTGCCCGGGATCATGGGCTATTCGCTGGCTATGCCCGATATTCACTGGGGTTATGGATTCCCGATCGGCGGCGTCGCAGCGTTCGATATCAAGACCGGTATCATCTCACCGGGTGGCGTTGGCTATGATATCAACTGCGGGGTTCGGATGTTGAGTAGCAACCTTTCGTATAACGACATCCAATCCAAGATCAAGGAACTTATTAAGGTGATCTTCAACAATGTCCCTTCGGGTGTGGGCTCGACCGGCAAGATCAGGATCGACAACAAGGAAGTTAAACAGGTGCTGATCCAAGGTGCCGGCTGGGCATTAAAAAAAGGTTACGGCTGGGATGAAGATATTGAATTTATCGAAGAGCACGGTGCGCTTGAGGGCGCAAACCCGGACAAATTATCAAAAAGGGCGCTGGAGAGGGGCCGGCCGCAGCTCGGTACTCTGGGCGCCGGCAATCATTTTCTTGAAATACAGGTGGTGGAAGATATCTATGACGCTGAGGCAGCAAAGATCATGGGCATCACGGAGGAAGGACAGGTGACGGTCATGATCCATACCGGTTCACGCGGATTAGGCTACCAGGTATGCGACGACGCCGTCAAGATCCTGGGCAGCGTCACGCAAAAATACGGCATAAGCATCCCGGATCGGCAGCTTGCCTGCGCGCCCATTGAGTCGCCAGAAGGCAGGTCCTATTTCGAGCAAATGGCTTGCGCGGCGAATTACGCGTGGGCGAACCGCCAGTGTATCATGCACTGGGTGCGCGAAGCGTTCGAAAAGGTCCTGGGTAAAAGTGCGGAAGCGTTAGGACTGCACCTGATCTACGACGTGGCGCACAACATCGCAAAATTCGAAGAGCACGTTGTCAACGACAAGAAGGTTAAGGTCTGCGTGCACCGCAAGGGTGCGACCCGCGCTTTTGTCGCCGGTCATCCGGATGTGCCCCACAAGTACAAAAGCGTCGGCCAGCCCGTGCTGATACCAGGCGACATGGGGACGCATTCGTACCTGCTACTGGGTACGGAAAAGGCAATGGCTGAAACTTTCGGCTCTACCTGCCACGGCGCCGGCCGCTTGATGTCGCGCACTGCCGCCATTCGGAAGACCAAGGGCAGGAGTATAGAAAAGGAACTCATGAACCAGGGGATCTTCGTGATGTGCGCAAGTGACGAAGTGCTGCATGAGGAAGTACCCGAAGCTTACAAGGACATTGATATGGTCGTGGAGGCGGTCCACGGCGCCGGCATATCAAAGAAAGTTTGCCGCGTAAGGCCGGTGGGAGTAGTGAAAGGTTGA
- the uvrC gene encoding excinuclease ABC subunit UvrC — protein MKKTVRTKITQAPSSPGVYIFKDAENKPIYIGKASSLKNRLASYVAKDDLKLSPLQNNAQDIDFIVTNSDVEALTLEESLIKLHKPKYNIRLKDDKKFPYLKITVKEAFPRVLFTRDLTENGSIIFGPYTNARALRQTRDALSRIFKIATCKKDLAKSLKRVCLEYSIGRCSGPCVGKINKDDYEKLVDKTIQFLKGNSDELSRILEKQMWDLAQNENFEAATALRNQLLAIRRITQRQQTVTSDMISRDVIGMSRAGTGCAACLMRIREGRLLSKETYHLSIHPADTDREIVSAFIRLIYTHITFLPEIILVPDDPDQKDIQLEWFRNKNRETRIQRARGKQELQLIKWTTRNAEIELAGWVSSRGRISPSLIDLQSALKLDTPPRLIEAFDISNLQEKYAVGSSVAFKDGRPFKQMYRHYRIKRVQGQNDFAMMQEIVSRRFRHRDAVLPDLLLIDGGKGQQSAVIEVIRILQLGIPVFALAKRTDELFYPDGSMLNIPSMSRSVILLKKLRDEAHRFAIGYHRKVRGKEFITSALDKISGIGKLRRVNLLKYFGSFEALKKASEEEIAKAPGIGLKTARVIYESLHS, from the coding sequence ATGAAAAAGACTGTACGGACCAAGATCACGCAGGCGCCGTCGTCGCCTGGCGTTTATATTTTCAAAGACGCTGAAAACAAGCCGATATACATCGGCAAGGCGTCCAGCCTGAAAAATCGCTTGGCTTCATACGTCGCGAAAGACGATCTGAAGCTTTCGCCGCTTCAGAATAATGCTCAGGATATTGATTTTATTGTTACGAACTCGGATGTCGAGGCACTCACGCTCGAAGAATCGCTGATAAAACTCCATAAGCCGAAATATAATATCAGACTAAAGGATGACAAGAAATTTCCCTATCTCAAGATCACGGTCAAGGAAGCGTTCCCCCGCGTGCTGTTCACACGCGACCTGACCGAGAATGGATCAATCATCTTCGGTCCTTACACGAACGCTCGGGCTTTAAGGCAGACCCGCGACGCTCTTAGCCGGATCTTTAAGATCGCTACCTGCAAAAAAGACCTGGCTAAATCCTTAAAACGCGTTTGCCTTGAGTACAGTATCGGACGGTGCAGCGGACCGTGCGTCGGTAAGATCAACAAAGATGACTATGAAAAATTAGTTGATAAGACAATCCAGTTCTTGAAGGGCAATTCTGATGAGCTGTCCAGGATATTGGAAAAACAGATGTGGGACCTCGCGCAGAATGAAAATTTCGAAGCAGCCACCGCTCTCCGCAACCAGCTGCTGGCGATCCGGCGCATTACCCAACGCCAGCAGACCGTTACCAGCGACATGATAAGCCGCGATGTCATCGGTATGTCACGTGCCGGTACCGGCTGCGCCGCGTGCTTGATGAGGATCCGCGAAGGCCGTCTTTTATCCAAAGAAACGTACCATCTCAGCATCCACCCTGCCGACACGGACCGGGAGATCGTAAGCGCGTTTATCCGCCTGATTTATACGCATATCACATTCTTACCAGAGATCATCCTCGTGCCCGATGACCCTGACCAAAAAGATATCCAGCTCGAATGGTTCAGGAACAAAAATCGGGAGACCAGGATCCAGCGCGCACGCGGCAAACAGGAACTCCAACTTATAAAATGGACTACACGCAACGCCGAGATCGAACTCGCGGGTTGGGTATCTTCTCGCGGCCGCATCTCACCATCGCTGATCGACCTGCAAAGCGCGTTAAAGCTCGATACACCACCCCGTCTGATCGAAGCATTTGATATCTCGAACTTGCAAGAAAAATATGCGGTCGGGTCATCGGTAGCCTTTAAGGACGGCAGGCCGTTCAAGCAGATGTACCGTCACTACCGGATCAAGCGCGTGCAGGGGCAGAATGATTTTGCCATGATGCAGGAGATCGTGTCGCGCCGTTTCCGGCACCGGGATGCGGTCCTTCCCGACCTTTTGCTCATCGACGGCGGCAAGGGCCAACAGAGCGCGGTCATCGAGGTGATAAGGATCCTCCAACTCGGGATCCCGGTCTTCGCGCTCGCCAAAAGAACCGATGAACTGTTTTATCCGGACGGCAGCATGTTAAATATCCCGTCAATGTCGCGCAGCGTCATTCTGCTTAAAAAACTGCGCGATGAAGCGCACCGGTTCGCCATCGGGTATCACCGGAAGGTCCGGGGAAAAGAGTTTATAACCTCGGCGTTAGATAAAATTTCCGGAATCGGCAAGTTACGGCGCGTGAACCTGCTGAAATATTTCGGCAGTTTTGAAGCGTTAAAAAAAGCGTCTGAAGAAGAGATCGCAAAAGCGCCCGGGATCGGTCTTAAGACCGCCCGGGTGATATACGAATCACTGCACTCGTGA